The Oceaniferula flava nucleotide sequence GCGTGGATGTGGATGCTGGCGAAAGCCTTGCGGGTGGAATACATTCCCTCCACGTCTTGGTGGGTGCTGCCTGCTGCTATCTGGTGCGTTTATGTGCTGGATCGCCTGATCGATAGCTGGACGCACACCGATGTGCGCGATATTTCGCCCCGCCATCGATGGCATTGGAAATGGCGCTGGCCTCTGCTGGGAGCCACCGTGATCGTCAGTGCCACCTGCCTGTATCAGGCGATGTATGTGCTGCCGCGGTCGGTCTTTTCCGCCGGCGTTGTGCTGATGGTCCTCTGCGGGATCTACTTCCTGCTCGCGTGGTTTCGCAGTCGCGAAGTCCCCTACATCAAGAATTTCCTCGCCGGGATGATCTTTGCCATGGGAGTGGGGATTCCGGTGAATGCCGCCAATGCCTCGCTGTTGGTGACCGATCTGAAAGACGTCATTTACGCGCTGCAGCACACTGGGCTGCTGGATGCGCTGTGGAACTTCGGCCTGATGGTGCTGCGCACCTTGGTGGTGATCTTTTACCACTGCCGCGAAGTTTGGGTCTTTGGCGCCCTGTGCATGATGAACATCACGGCCATTGACCTATGGGAGCGTGCAGATCAGGCGGAAACCGAGGAAGCCGCCTATTCTCATGAAGCCACCCTGACACTTGGGTTGATTGTGCTCGCTGGGGGAAGTTTGGTGTTTGCCGCGATGTATGCCGACCAGTATTCCAAGCCATTTTTCTACTCGGTGATGGTTTCCGCGGCGGCCCTGCAGCTGGTGAACCACTACCGCACCCGCTTCTCGCTGAATGCCCAACGGGTGCTGGCGGATGTTGCGTTGATTGTGCCGCTGCCTATTTTTCTCGTCGCCTGATCTCGGCGGCTAGCTTAGCAAGGGGACTGTGATGCAGCTGGAATTTTTCTTCTCTCGCAAAGATCGCTCGAGCGATGCTCAGGACAAGCAGGCTGCCAAAAAGGAGCCCAAGAAGCCACTGACTGCGGAGATCCCATCGAATGCCGACGATGCTCTGACCGGTCGCTGTGCCAACATGCTGCGCGGCCTGGGGCTGGATCAGCTGGGCGGAGTGGTGGTGGTGGCCTGGAACCCGCGGATGCGAACCACGGCGGGCCGGGCGTTTTGGCCGCAGGCGATCATCGAACTCAACCCCAAGCTTTGGGAAGTGGCGCCGGAAGAGGTGGAGCGCACCCTGCTCCATGAGCTGGCGCATCTGGTGGCCTATGCCCGGGCGGGTCGCAAAAGAATCTCAGCGCACGGCATCGAGTGGCAGCAAGCCTGTGCCGATCTCGGCATCCCCGGGGAGAAAGCAACCCACTCGCTGCCGTTGCCGGGACGCAGGATGGCGCGGAAGTGGCGCTACACCTGTCCGGAATGCGGTGAGGGATTTGACCGGGTGCGTAAAATGAAACGCCAAGCCGGATGTTACGCCTGCTGCAAGGCGCACAACGGAGGCTATTACCACAAGCGCTTCCGCCTGGTGGAAAGTCAGCTCGAGGTGACGGATTGATCTTTTTCCGACTGCTTCTTCAGCCAAATCTCCACCCAGATTGGGGCGAAGGGGATGAGGGAGGCGAGGAAGATGAGTGATGGTATCTTCAGCTTCCACTTGTGCGCCAGCATGGCATCGAGCAGGGCGATGCAGAAGAGGCAGAACAGCAGGCCGTGGATCATGCCCGGCACGCGGATGGCGTCTTCCACCCCAAGAATGCGCTTGGTGTAGATGGAATGATACAGCAGGTAGAGAAAGGAAAGCCCCTCAATGACACTGATGATGCGAAGTCGGCCGATGGCTGTGCTGAACATGACGCCGTATTAAGGCGATTTTGTAACAGAGGCAAGGATTTGGTATTTGGAATTTACGTTTTCATTCCTACTGTCCGCCGCATGTCTCGTGGATTTTTCGAATGTTTCTGGATCGCTCTCAAGTTGGGTTTGATTTCCTTTGGTGGGCCGGTGGCGCATCTGGGGTATTTGCGCGATACCTATGTGAATCAAAAACATTGGCTCAGCGAAGAACGTTATGCCGAACTGGTCGCGCTCACCCAGTTCCTGCCGGGGCCTGGGAGTAGTCAGTTGGGCGCCGCCATTGGCTACGAGCGTGGTGGCTGGCTCGGCGGCCTCGGGGCCTGGCTGGGCTTCACTTTGCCATCGGCGCTGGCGATGATTGCTTTTGCCGTGGGCATGGGCAGTGTGCAGCAGTGGCTGGGGGCCGGTTGGCTGCACGGTTTGAAACTGGCCGCCGTGGCGGTGGTGGCGGTGGCCCTGCTGGGGATGCGGAAAAGCCTCTGTCCCAAGCTGCCAGAGGTGCTGCTGGCGGTGGTCGCGTTGATCATTTTAACCATCGTGCCGCAAGCATGGGTGCAGCCTCTGGTGATCCTGCTCGGTGCGTCCGCCGGGGTGATGATGTTTCGCCGTGCTTGCGCGGATCAGGAGTTGGGCAAACCGACACCCGCTCGCGAGGGGAAATCGGTTTGGTGGCGCAGTGTGCTGGTCGCTGCGGTGGGGATGGTCGTGCTGTTGTCGATCCCAGCCGTTATGCTCAACGGGCGCGATGCCCAAGGGGTGGGTGGCCTGCTCCATGCCGGATCGCTGGTCTTTGGTGGCGGGCATGTGGTGCTGCCTCTGCTGGAAAGCTCCACCGTGGATGCCGGCCTGGTGACGGAGGATTCCTTTTTGGCGGGTTATGGTGCGGCGCAGGCGGTGCCGGGGCCTCTGTTTACCTTTGGTGGATTTTTGGGCGCTGACATGGCCCTGCTGGGGAATGCCTGGCTCGGTGGAGCCGTTGGAACGGTGGCGGTCTTTCTTCCCGGCATGGTGCTGCTGGCTGGCGGACTGCCGGTGTGGAATCGATTGAAACATCTCCCGTCTGCCCGCGCTGCGGTGCGTGGTGCCAATGCCTCCGTGGTGGGCGTGCTTGCAGCCGCCTTATTGGGGATGCTGACGGGCGGTGGGGTGTCGGGGATCGTCGATGCTGCGGTGGTGTTTGTGCTGGCTTTGGCCATCAATCACAAGTGGCTGCCGGTCTGGGCCTTAGTCGTCTTATCCGCTGTGGGCGCGGGTGCGATGGCCTGATGGCGGTGGAAAGGGGGAAAAAGCGCGACAATTTTGCGACTTTGCTCCGCTGCTTGGGTTAGAGTTCTTGTCTAAGGAAGTACACATCGATCGAACCCTATAACAACACCATCATATGAAAGCTACAGTTCTTGGGCCCGTCGCGGCTCTCGTCATCGGAGGTGCCGCAGGATTTCTTGCCGGCAAAAACACCGCTCCAGGGATGGATGCGGATAAAGATATTCCCGCAGATGCACGCTCCGCAGCACGCCGTGCGGCCAGTGCCTCGTCCGGAGGGGCCGCCAGCCGTGGCGACCGGGTCAAAAGCGTCAAGGATGCGCTAGCCACTCGCGGCCAAAGTGCCCGCACCCAGGCACTGCTCGATTTTTACGCCAGCCTGGACCCGTCCCAATTTGCGGATGAAGCAAAAAAACTCGAAGACCTGCCGTGGAGCGAGCGCATCATGGCTGGTTACCTGCTATTTGCCCGTTGGGGTGAAGAAGATCCTACGGCTGCCATGGCCTACACCAAAACCATGGGCATGGCCGGGAACTTCGTCCGTGGCACTGTGATGCAGAGCTGGGCCGCCAAGTATCCTGAGGATGCCGCAAAATACTACACGGATAACCCTGCCGAATTTCGTATGGCCGGTATGATGCGTGGAGGTGGAGGCCGCGGAGGTTCCACCGCCGGCGTGATCGCTGCCGAGTGGGCTCGCCAGGACAGCGACAGTGCCATGGCCTGGGCGACATCCTTGGATGGACGCGACCAGCGTGATGCCGTCCGCAGCATCGTCAGCGAAGCTGCCAAGGAAGATCCTGCTGAAGCCGCTGCCATGCTCTCGTCCATCGACGATGCTGATGCCAAGAAAGATGCTCAGAACACCATCGCTCGTGAGTGGGGTAAGTCCAACTGGGGTGAAGCTCAGGCATGGATCGCCACACTTCCTGCCGATCAACAATCAGACGCTTTGTCCCGTGCTCTGCGCGGACTGGCCGAGGCCGACCCGGAAGCTGCCGCAGCCAACATCACTGCCATCCCCGAGGGTGAAGACCGTGATGCAGCGGTAGAAGACATCGCACGTGAGTGGGGCCGCCAAGATCCCTCCGCCGCAGCTTCTTGGTTGCTGGCCAATGGATCTGCTGATGCTCAAGAAGACGGAATTGGTCGTGTGGTCTCCTCATGGGTGACTCAAGACTCCGAAGCTGCCTACGCCTTTGTGAACGAACAACCAGCCGGTGAAGTTCGCGATGAGGCCGTTTCTTCCTACGTCCGTGCCAACATGGGTGGCGATGTGCAGCAGAATCTGCAACTTGCAGAAAGCATCACCAATGACCGTGATCGTGCTCGCACCGTCGGAATGACTGCTATGATGTGGGCTCGCTCCGATAAGGAAGCCGCTACCGAGTATATCGAAAACACCAGCGCCCTGAGCGATGAAGCTCGTGCGCGTGTGCTGCAAATGTCCCAAGGCGGTGGCCGTGGCGGACGTGGCGGTGGCGGACGTGGCCGTTAATCGAAAACAATCTATCTAGCTAGCGGGTGCGTCTCCATCGGGGGGCGCGCCCGTTTTTTTATCCCCCCCGAGTGCATTTGAGGCAGCGGGGAAATGGTGTTATGGGTATGCTCTGATGAAAGCACAATCCAAAGCACAGCAACGAGCCGCCGGTGCGGCACTATCAGCCAAGCGGGGAGAAACGAACCCCGAGGAGCTTCGTGGCGCATCGCAAGAGATGTTCGACCGAATGAGCGAAGAGGAGCTCAAAGAAATAGCCTCCACGGAGCGGCAAGGTCTGCCGGATCACGTGGAGGCTGATGATTGACTGAGGGGGCAAGCCTAGGCCTGCACCGCTGCTTCTTTCTCGATGTCCTCGATGAGATCCAGCTCCGGGCGGAAGTCCGCAGCGTGGTAGGAGGAGCGAACCAGGGGACCACTGGCGACGTGGCGGAAGCCTTTGTCGAGGGCCACCTGCTTGTATTCGTCGAACTTCTCAGGAGTGATGTATTCCACCACGGGAAGGTGGCGTGGTGTCGGGCGCAGATACTGACCGAGGGTGAGCACGGTGACATCGTGAGCCAGCAGATCATCCATCGCTTGGTAAAGCTCTTCCTCTTTTTCACCGAGACCTAACATCAGGCCGCTCTTGGTGACGACTTTGCCGCCGGCCATGGCCTTGGCTTTTTTCAGCACGGTGAGCGAGCGTTGGTATTTGGCGCGACTGCGGACGATGGGAGTCAGGCGTTCGACGGTTTCCAAGTTGTGGTTGAAAATGTGAGGCCGCGCGCTCATGCAGAGTTCCAGGGCGAAATCCTTATCGTTGAAATCCGGAGTCAGCACCTCGATGATGATGCCCGGGTTGACCTCGCGCACCTTGTTGATGACATTCTTGAAATGCTCGCCGCCACCATCGCGGAGATCGTCACGCGCAACGGCGGTGATGACCACGTGTTTCAGGTCGAGACGTTTGGTGGCCTCGGCAACGCGCGCCGGCTCATCGAGCTCGAGGGCATCGGGGCGAGCCGTTTTCACGGCGCAGAATCCGCAAGCGCGGGTGCACTTTTCACCGGCGATCATGAAGGTCGCGGTGCCTTGGCCCCAGCATTCCCAGCGATTGGGGCACTGGGCCTCTTCACAGACAGTGACCAGGTTCAGGTCGGTGATCATCGACTTCGTCGACCAGAATTTCGGGTCGTTGGGAAGGCGGACTTTGATCCAATCAGGCTTGCGCTCGGTGTGCAGCGCAGGGTCCATCTTCATCTTCGGGCCGTGGCAGTTCATGCCGCCCTTCTAAACCTGAAAAGACAACATTCAAGTGCCAATTTTCAAGGAACCAGAAGATTAAAATCGGCCGACTGTGTCATTTTTCCGTTCACCAGCACTTCGACGCGTTGTTTACCGCTGTAATACCGCCGTGTGGTGATGGGTTTCAGGGGGTGCGATTTCGAGAGGGTCACTGACTCACCTGCTTGTAGGGCTAAGTTTTTCCATTTGAAAACCTTGGCCGCAGTCCGGCCGTTGGCCTTCATGAAATGGATGGCGTAATCGATGACCAGGCGCTGCTTTTTCGTGGAGGTGGAGCGGATGGTGGTGGTGATGTGGAGCGCTCCACCGAGTTCTACGGTGCCGGGTGTCAGCGTTGGTGGCGTAATTTTGACCACTGGCTTGGCGGTGAATCCGAGGAGGGGGAAGACTTCGGGGTGACCGGACTTGACCAGCGTGCGGGTGGCGTGCCTGACGATCCATTGACGTTCCGGCACGGCATCGGCCAGCCAGCGACGGCAGGTTTCCAGCACCAGCTCCGGATGGTCTTTGGAAATGTCGTTGAGGTTATTGGCGACCGAGCGGCGGACGTAGTCGGACGGGTCGTCGCGCAGGTTCTCGAGCAATGCGATGATGTCGCTGGGGTTTTCGATATAACTCGGCAGTTGTCGACCCCAGGGCAGGCGGGGGCGAATTCCCTCGGATGCGAGCCGGCGCACGTCCGCGCTGGAGTCCAGACACCAAAGCACCATCTGACGGTAGGTCATTTCCGGATGGCATTCCAAAAATGGCCGAATGGCAAACTCCGCGGTGTAGAGTGGTGTGAGGTAACGCAGCAGCGGAAGCGCCACTTCAGGATGATTCAGTCCGTATTCGGCGACGTAGTCGGTGATCGGCCAGGCGGCGAAGGAGCTGAGATTATCGTTGGGGTCTCCCTTGTCCCAGTGGTCGCGGATGCGGCCGAGGATCTTGGCGCTCTGCGGAAAGGATGACGGCAGGTGTTTCCCCATGACCACGATGAGGTGTCGCACCCGGTCCTTCAGCTCCAGGCGAGGGAGGGCCGAGAGCGCGTCTTTGCGGAAGACGGCGTGGGAAAAATCCGCACCCGCCCCGTGGAGACCATCAATGATCCGCTCCACCGCGGCCTCGCCCAGGCCGTCTTTCATGAGTGCATTCGCTGCCATGTTCTAAGCGCAGCGATGGCAAAGCATTTTTAAGCACAGGGCAAGGTGAATTTACTGTCACAGGCGAGTTCTTAGCCCATGTTGGAAATCCAAGCACATCCGTAAGGGGGGAGATCGAGGTGGGTGTCCTGACTGCTGTAGGAGGTGCCGGTGAGCAAATCCGTCCAGCGTTCCGTGGTGATCAGGTTCAAGTCCACCAGCGGAATATGCTGCGGTTGATCGGAGATGTTGTGGATGGCGAAGATCGACTGCGAACGGTCCAAGCTCTCGCGCCAGAAGGCGAAGATGTGATTGCCGAAGTGCAGGGTGTATTGGGTGGCGTTCGGGTGGAAAGCCGCCTGCTGCTTGCGGATGCCGATGCGGCGTCTGAGTTCTTCGAACAGGTGCTTGTGGTGCAGCTCGTCGTTGGCGAGCGTCTCGTCCAGCTCTTGCTGGTCCCACTTGTAGCGATTGATCGAGCGTGCCTGACCGGTATCGGCCATGCCCTGAAGATCGTTCTCCGTCCCTAACAGGCTGTGGATGTAGAATGCCGGTAAGCCTTCCAGTGCCAGCATGATGGTGTGGGCGGTGATGAAGCGATCCAGCTGCCACTGGTCACGACCATGTTCGATGGTGCCGGCCATGGCGCTGTAGAGGGAAATGTTGGCCTCGTAGGGTTTCAGTTCGCCATCGGGCATCCGGCGCATGGAGATCTCGCCGCCAAACTCGCGGATGGTTCCCAGCAGTTGCTCGTTTTCCTTGTCGGACAGAAGGCCCTCGGCAGGACGCAGGCCGATGCCGTCGTGGGAGGCGATGAAGTTCAGGTAGGCCCGGCCACGGCGTGCCGGCGGCATCGACATCATCCACTTTTTCAAGTGACGGCAGTCGCCGCTGAGCATGGTGTGCAGCAGCAGGGGCGGCAGGGAGAAGTTGTAGATCAGGTGGGCTTCGTTGCCATTGCCAAAGTAGCTGAGGTTCTCCTTGTTCGGCACATTGGTCTCGGTGATCAGCACGGCGGACGGCTCGAGGCTCTCGAGGATCAGGCGCAGCAGGCGGATGATCTCGTGGGTCTGCGGGCGGTGCACACAATTGGTGCCATCTTCTTTCCAGAGGAAGGCGACGGCATCGAGGCGGAAAATGTGGATCCCTTTGTCGAGGTAGAGTTGAATGATGCGGATGACTTCCAGCAGCACTTCAGGGTTGGCAAAGTTCAGATCGACCTGGTCTTCACTGAAGGTGCACCAGACCTGTTTCTCGCCCTCGATCGTTTGCACGGAGGTCAGCAGCGGCGTGCTGCGTGGTCGCACCACCTTGCGCAGGTCTTTGAATTTGGAGCCGTCGATGAAGTAGTCTTTCCCCGGAGAAATATCGCGCAGGTAGTTGCGGAACCAGGTTGATTTCGTCGAGCAATGGTTCAGCACCAGATCGGCCATGATCTTGAAGTGCTTGGTGAACTGCTCGATGTCCGCCCAAGACCCGTGATCGGGGTTGATGGCATTGTAGTCGATGACGGAAAAACCATCGTCCGAGCTGTAGGGGTTGAAGGGCAGGATGTGGACGTTGTTCACGTGATGCTTCAGCTCCTTGCGGAAAAACTCAAAGAGGGTGCGCAGTGGCGGCTCGTTCTTGCTGCGGATCGAGTCGGCATAGGTGATGGCCATGATGTCTTGCTCATTCCACTTGTTGACGCTG carries:
- a CDS encoding SprT-like domain-containing protein — protein: MQLEFFFSRKDRSSDAQDKQAAKKEPKKPLTAEIPSNADDALTGRCANMLRGLGLDQLGGVVVVAWNPRMRTTAGRAFWPQAIIELNPKLWEVAPEEVERTLLHELAHLVAYARAGRKRISAHGIEWQQACADLGIPGEKATHSLPLPGRRMARKWRYTCPECGEGFDRVRKMKRQAGCYACCKAHNGGYYHKRFRLVESQLEVTD
- a CDS encoding DUF3817 domain-containing protein codes for the protein MFSTAIGRLRIISVIEGLSFLYLLYHSIYTKRILGVEDAIRVPGMIHGLLFCLFCIALLDAMLAHKWKLKIPSLIFLASLIPFAPIWVEIWLKKQSEKDQSVTSS
- the chrA gene encoding chromate efflux transporter, which gives rise to MSRGFFECFWIALKLGLISFGGPVAHLGYLRDTYVNQKHWLSEERYAELVALTQFLPGPGSSQLGAAIGYERGGWLGGLGAWLGFTLPSALAMIAFAVGMGSVQQWLGAGWLHGLKLAAVAVVAVALLGMRKSLCPKLPEVLLAVVALIILTIVPQAWVQPLVILLGASAGVMMFRRACADQELGKPTPAREGKSVWWRSVLVAAVGMVVLLSIPAVMLNGRDAQGVGGLLHAGSLVFGGGHVVLPLLESSTVDAGLVTEDSFLAGYGAAQAVPGPLFTFGGFLGADMALLGNAWLGGAVGTVAVFLPGMVLLAGGLPVWNRLKHLPSARAAVRGANASVVGVLAAALLGMLTGGGVSGIVDAAVVFVLALAINHKWLPVWALVVLSAVGAGAMA
- a CDS encoding DUF3008 family protein; the protein is MKAQSKAQQRAAGAALSAKRGETNPEELRGASQEMFDRMSEEELKEIASTERQGLPDHVEADD
- the lipA gene encoding lipoyl synthase, whose translation is MNCHGPKMKMDPALHTERKPDWIKVRLPNDPKFWSTKSMITDLNLVTVCEEAQCPNRWECWGQGTATFMIAGEKCTRACGFCAVKTARPDALELDEPARVAEATKRLDLKHVVITAVARDDLRDGGGEHFKNVINKVREVNPGIIIEVLTPDFNDKDFALELCMSARPHIFNHNLETVERLTPIVRSRAKYQRSLTVLKKAKAMAGGKVVTKSGLMLGLGEKEEELYQAMDDLLAHDVTVLTLGQYLRPTPRHLPVVEYITPEKFDEYKQVALDKGFRHVASGPLVRSSYHAADFRPELDLIEDIEKEAAVQA
- a CDS encoding alpha-amylase family glycosyl hydrolase, with protein sequence MGDFHQFGVVTTLHQLNDRPLEELEEELLAIRKKKPMGLILPSLYSELEGPALSSIVDEISSVPYLDQVVVGLDRADESQFKKALQFFDRLPQHPDILWNDGPRLRKIDALLQEKGLAPQEAGKGRNVWYMFGYILASGKADTVAIHDCDILTYKRDLLARLIYPVANPALSYKFCKGYYARIANNSMNGRACRLLVTPLLRALKKVCGPNDYLDFLDSFRYPLAGEFSLSRDVIEDIRIPSDWGLEMGTLSEMHRNYATNQICQVDVADTYDHKHQDLSLDDKTKGLSKMSCDIAKSLYRKMATQGEVFTQERIRTIKATYYRIALDLVDSYHSDAAINGLGYDMHTEGHAIEVFAENIMQAGNDFLNPDMSMDTPFMPSWKRVISAVPNIMDMLLDAVEADRREFGENTRYDVMQHPKVNQLRLGIQERVRNIYGEEATEPVTEKIFNLAPLAKKAIESTPSVNKWNEQDIMAITYADSIRSKNEPPLRTLFEFFRKELKHHVNNVHILPFNPYSSDDGFSVIDYNAINPDHGSWADIEQFTKHFKIMADLVLNHCSTKSTWFRNYLRDISPGKDYFIDGSKFKDLRKVVRPRSTPLLTSVQTIEGEKQVWCTFSEDQVDLNFANPEVLLEVIRIIQLYLDKGIHIFRLDAVAFLWKEDGTNCVHRPQTHEIIRLLRLILESLEPSAVLITETNVPNKENLSYFGNGNEAHLIYNFSLPPLLLHTMLSGDCRHLKKWMMSMPPARRGRAYLNFIASHDGIGLRPAEGLLSDKENEQLLGTIREFGGEISMRRMPDGELKPYEANISLYSAMAGTIEHGRDQWQLDRFITAHTIMLALEGLPAFYIHSLLGTENDLQGMADTGQARSINRYKWDQQELDETLANDELHHKHLFEELRRRIGIRKQQAAFHPNATQYTLHFGNHIFAFWRESLDRSQSIFAIHNISDQPQHIPLVDLNLITTERWTDLLTGTSYSSQDTHLDLPPYGCAWISNMG